The Leptospira sp. WS39.C2 genome contains a region encoding:
- a CDS encoding lipoprotein: MNKHLTIAILTVSIFFNFYQCKSKETKEIKEVKETIETNPEESELVIEFTKAKEGFLSESLFQVAVSSVLPTEKEREEEAKSIAEQKSLNLLKTYTIPNLSDKGKKELREISKEGKIVNKNVSVGGRYFFLYQIQRPNLKRLVTKDLE, from the coding sequence ATGAATAAACACCTAACAATCGCTATCTTGACTGTCTCAATTTTTTTCAATTTTTATCAATGTAAGTCTAAAGAAACAAAGGAAATTAAAGAAGTCAAAGAAACCATTGAAACAAATCCAGAAGAATCTGAGCTTGTAATTGAATTTACAAAAGCCAAAGAAGGATTTTTATCCGAAAGTTTATTCCAAGTTGCTGTATCAAGTGTCCTGCCAACAGAAAAAGAAAGAGAAGAAGAAGCAAAATCCATTGCAGAACAAAAGTCTCTTAATCTATTAAAAACTTATACCATACCAAATTTATCAGACAAAGGGAAAAAAGAACTCCGAGAGATCTCGAAAGAGGGGAAAATCGTCAACAAAAACGTTTCGGTTGGTGGAAGGTATTTTTTTCTCTACCAAATCCAAAGACCCAACTTAAAACGCCTTGTGACAAAAGACTTAGAATAG
- a CDS encoding DNA methyltransferase gives MAGAGRLLKDSDKIIFGEFWTAKQRQGHPIHHTVSYRASFKPELPSFFMKEFLKKKNRVVYDPFGGRGTTAIQANIEGHAAIHNDIHPLSIFLASARQYVPKLVDLEKKLNSLDLEMDVEEDPFDKNLLPFFHPRTLKEIKNLKHYMAIDDSVEMKFISLIALSRLHGHSTGFFSVYTFPQVSIPPEAQAKNNAKKGITPEYRPIKPRIFQKMKRDLAMPIPPFYHEFSKNNLYSLNSANSVPNVESESVDLIVTSPPFLDKVDYEGDNWLRHWFLDIEKSKDRKLSIFSNINDWNEFIRSTLKESSRVLKKGSYMVMEVGEVKKGNSILYLDEDVVRMAEGTGLVWNKTYVHTQSFTKLSNCWQVSNNEKGTNSNRCVVLRKVN, from the coding sequence ATGGCAGGAGCAGGCAGATTACTTAAGGATTCTGATAAAATCATATTTGGTGAGTTTTGGACAGCAAAACAAAGACAGGGACATCCCATCCACCATACCGTTAGTTATAGAGCATCTTTTAAACCAGAGCTTCCTTCGTTTTTTATGAAGGAATTTTTAAAAAAGAAAAATCGAGTTGTTTATGATCCTTTTGGTGGTCGAGGGACAACTGCGATCCAAGCCAATATTGAAGGTCATGCGGCTATTCATAATGATATCCATCCACTTTCTATCTTTTTAGCGAGTGCAAGGCAATACGTACCTAAACTTGTCGATTTGGAAAAAAAGTTGAATTCTTTAGATTTAGAAATGGATGTAGAAGAAGATCCATTTGATAAAAATTTACTTCCTTTTTTCCACCCACGGACATTAAAAGAAATTAAAAATCTAAAACATTATATGGCTATTGATGATTCAGTTGAAATGAAGTTTATTTCCCTGATCGCATTGTCTCGGTTACACGGGCATAGCACTGGATTTTTTTCGGTATATACTTTCCCACAAGTTTCTATACCACCTGAAGCTCAGGCAAAGAATAATGCCAAAAAAGGGATTACTCCAGAATATAGACCAATCAAACCCAGGATTTTCCAAAAGATGAAACGTGATTTGGCTATGCCAATCCCACCGTTTTATCATGAGTTTTCAAAGAATAATTTGTATTCATTGAATTCTGCAAATTCTGTTCCAAATGTTGAATCAGAATCTGTGGATTTGATTGTGACTTCACCACCGTTTTTAGACAAAGTTGATTACGAAGGAGACAATTGGTTACGCCATTGGTTCTTAGACATCGAGAAATCAAAAGACAGAAAACTCAGTATCTTTAGTAATATAAATGATTGGAATGAGTTCATTCGTTCTACTTTGAAAGAATCATCACGAGTTTTAAAAAAAGGTTCTTATATGGTGATGGAAGTTGGGGAAGTGAAAAAAGGAAATTCGATTCTGTATTTGGATGAAGATGTTGTTCGAATGGCGGAAGGGACTGGCCTTGTTTGGAACAAAACCTATGTCCATACACAAAGTTTTACAAAACTTTCGAATTGTTGGCAAGTTTCCAATAACGAAAAAGGTACAAATTCGAATCGATGTGTGGTCCTTCGTAAGGTAAATTAA